The genomic stretch GACTCCAGCTCTTCGACTTTGCCGAAGTCGTGCATGATGAGGCCGGCCAAGACCAAATCCTGATCGATCATCGGATAATGCTTCAGCACGTCCCGGGCCAGCTTGCAGAGGCCGAGGATGTGCTCGAGCAGACCGCCGACCCAGGCATGATGGTTGGTCTTGGCCGCCGGCACCCGCTGAAAGGCCGGTGCATAGCGGGGATCTTCCAGGATCGAGAGCATCAATTGCTTCACCCAGGGGTTCTTCATCTCGCGCCGGCAAAGCTCGAGCAGCTCGGCATACATCTGGGGAATATTCTTCTTGCTGGCCGGCAGGAAATCGCCGGGATCGACCTTGGCCGGATCGACCCGCTCGATCTCGAAAACATTGAGCTGGAGATGATCCTGATACCAGACGCATTTGCCTTTGATCCGGACGTAGTCGTTCTTCTCGAATCGAAGCGAGAGGTCTTCGGCCTTGTCCCAACCCCGGGCCTCGACGTAGCCGGTCTTGTCGAGGAGCTTGATGTTGAGATAAGCCTTGTTGTTCTTGCCGAAGAGGAGGGCCTTGTGATTGCACAGGAAAACGCCGTCGACGTTGGAGCCTTCGGCGAGATCGCGGATGTAGAGCTTTGTCATGGAGAGGACGCTAGCTTAGTTGCGGGCGATTGTCATCCCGAGCTAATAGCCAGCACAAGCTCCGTGGTGGATTCCTCGTCGCTTCGCTTCTCGGAATGACAAGAGAAAATGCGCGTGAAGCTTGACACTCGCCTCGGCGATTCGATAGTGTACGCCGTCGTTTGAAAAACCCTTATTTTTTAAGTACTTAGATAGAATTGGCCTATGAAAGTCCAGATTCCTTCCGGCGGCGATAAAATCACCATCCAAAACGGGAAATTACAGGTGGGCCCCAAGCCCATCGTGCCTTTCATTGAGGGCGACGGCACCGGTCCCGACATCTGGAAGGCGGCGGTAAAAGTTTTCGATGCGGCGGTCGCCAAGAGCTACGGCGGCAAGCGCCAAATTCAATGGGCCGAGGTTTACGCCGGCGAAAAGGCTCAGGCGGTCTACGGCGACCGTTGTCCGCCCAACCTTTTGCCCCAAGAGACCCTCGACGTCATCAAGGAGTACTTGGTCGCGATCAAGGGCCCGCTGACCACGCCGGTCGGCAAGGGCTTTCGTTCGCTCAACGTGACGCTGCGCCAGGAATTGGATCTCTACGTATGCCTTCGGCCGGTCCGCTACTTCAAGGGCACCCCTTCGCCGGTCAAGGCGCCGGAGAAGGTCGACATGGTGATCTTCCGCGAGAACACCGAGGACATCTACGCCG from bacterium encodes the following:
- a CDS encoding HD domain-containing protein, with the translated sequence MTKLYIRDLAEGSNVDGVFLCNHKALLFGKNNKAYLNIKLLDKTGYVEARGWDKAEDLSLRFEKNDYVRIKGKCVWYQDHLQLNVFEIERVDPAKVDPGDFLPASKKNIPQMYAELLELCRREMKNPWVKQLMLSILEDPRYAPAFQRVPAAKTNHHAWVGGLLEHILGLCKLARDVLKHYPMIDQDLVLAGLIMHDFGKVEELESERSFEYTDKGRLIGHLIIGVEILIRKAGEIPDFPEKILHHIEHIVLSHHGRLEYGSPKRPKTLEALVVHHLDDMDSKIQGFLDLVAREGESESDWTSHNNRLFERPLYKRTRRDMGGDEPSVSAADAKPDERKPHSKAPLTSSLGEALKISLKK